The genomic interval TTTGTACTTGCTCAGACTTTTTTTTGACTAGCGACTGAGTATCTTCGCCTTGATTTTTTTGGAAAAAATCATTACTCGTCTAAATCACCCAGAATAAAACATTAAGTCCAACATTACTTAATAGGATGAGCTTTTTGGATAAATTCATTATTGAATCTATATCCTATTGCTTGAATATCATGTACGAAAATATCATGTTAATTTCAACTAAAACATATTAACTTGGACAAAATATTGCGAGTATTAATATTTAACAGAAGAACTTTTATTTTGTCTATAGTAATTGCATCATCAATCATTTTGGCTATATTCTCGTTCAATTATTTCACACAAACAGCAAATCAAATCCAAGAGCTCGCTATAAATGATTTACAAACAAATGCAGAGATAGAAGCCTACAGCATCTCTAATAGTCTATCAAATGCAATTTCTGCTATAACTTCTAATTTGATGTTAATAGCCAATTCTCCTTCAACAATGGAAGGAAACTTATCTAAAATTCAAATCTTGCTTGATTCTGGGCTGGAAACTACTAGCAACTTGACAGACGGATATTACTATTTGGATAGTAATGGAAGATTGAAAACATTCACCGGAATTGAGAAAGAACAAAATGCAAACTACAGAGATGCCGACTTAAGTCACAGGGCGTATTTCCAGATTCCAAATGAGAGTGAAAATCCTTACATCAGTACGGTAATAGACTCTAATGATAACGTACCTAGAATGTTTATTTCTTTTCCCATTCTCAAAATTAATCAAACAGGAGTATCACAACCACAAACTAATAGTTATGTGACCTCTTTTGAGGGAGTGATTGTTGCATCTATTGCAGCAAAAACACTTGGTAATTATCTTGAGGGCCAGATACATCCCAAATTTAATGGTGATATAGCATTTATGGATAGAAACGGCACCATAATATATACGCAAAATCAAACCTACATTGGCAAAGATTTTTTTGGAAATGAATTTCAACCGTACATAAAATCAATTCTGAAGGCTAAAGCTGAGGAGTTTAACAACATAATAAGTAAAGCACTTAATTCGGAAAGTGGATTAAGTGAATTTCACTTTGAAAATACAAGCACAACAATAGCGTACGATGGTGTTAGAGGTCTCAAAATAGATGAAAGTGGTGGTCAATTCGGTAATAATATTGGGACTCTATTTGTTACCATTCCCCATAGATTGGCAGGTGATGTTGCAACATTAATTGATAATCAACAACTGACTAATTTTTCCATAATAGCGGTAATTGTCGTAATAGCTACAGCTACAGCTATCATTTTATTAAGATGGAATGATACACTAAAGAAACGAGTTGCCCAAAGAACAGCTCAATTAAACGAAACGGTAGATAAATTAAGCCAAGCAAACGAAGGCCTAAAACTCCATGATAAGATGCAAAAAGAATTTATCCATGTTGCCGCCCATGAATTAAGAACGCCCTCTCAAGCCATTTCTGGAAATTTAGAATTAATTGAAATGACTTATCTTCCTTCACTCTTTGAAGGATCAGAGGGAGGAAAACAAAATTCATTTGACAGTGAATTTGAGGATTTGGCTAAAGACAAGGATAAACTTCAGGAATTTAAATCCGGACTTGTTTCAACATATAGAAATTCACAACGACTTGAGAAGATAGTAAATAATATTTTAGATGTATCAAGAATTGAAAGTCAAAGATTTGAGCTTCATAAAGAATATTTTAATTTAAATGAAAAAATACAGAATGTAATAAAGGATATTCATAGCAGAAGTATCATTAATCCATTACTCCATAACTTGCAAAAAAATATCAAGATAGAATTCGAGCCCT from Candidatus Nitrosocosmicus hydrocola carries:
- a CDS encoding sensor histidine kinase, giving the protein MSIVIASSIILAIFSFNYFTQTANQIQELAINDLQTNAEIEAYSISNSLSNAISAITSNLMLIANSPSTMEGNLSKIQILLDSGLETTSNLTDGYYYLDSNGRLKTFTGIEKEQNANYRDADLSHRAYFQIPNESENPYISTVIDSNDNVPRMFISFPILKINQTGVSQPQTNSYVTSFEGVIVASIAAKTLGNYLEGQIHPKFNGDIAFMDRNGTIIYTQNQTYIGKDFFGNEFQPYIKSILKAKAEEFNNIISKALNSESGLSEFHFENTSTTIAYDGVRGLKIDESGGQFGNNIGTLFVTIPHRLAGDVATLIDNQQLTNFSIIAVIVVIATATAIILLRWNDTLKKRVAQRTAQLNETVDKLSQANEGLKLHDKMQKEFIHVAAHELRTPSQAISGNLELIEMTYLPSLFEGSEGGKQNSFDSEFEDLAKDKDKLQEFKSGLVSTYRNSQRLEKIVNNILDVSRIESQRFELHKEYFNLNEKIQNVIKDIHSRSIINPLLHNLQKNIKIEFEPSEDPITVFADKIRMFEVMTNLITNAIKFSGDKPITITVKKIQKNAIDHKHQLGENKKVHKDDTTQNRDENILMMAIVSIRDRGTGIDSDIFPRLFTKFTTKSSQGTGLGLYISKSIIESHGGQIWAQNNFDEDKGATFSFSLPLSP